CCTTTTACTCCAGAGCATACTTATTCtagttctagaaaaaaaaaagaaagtctCATCCCTAATAAATAAATGAAAGTAGATTTACATTCTTATTCTATTTCTAGGGGGAATGTTGAGGCAAACTTACGATGCTGACAAGCTGGTTAGGTGCCGAGTTGGATTAGACATCGCAGGTTTCAGTTTAAGAATTGGGAAGAGGTTAAGAACCTAGTGGAATCCACTGCGAGGGGAAGTGCTGAAGTGAAGAAAAGCCCCAATTTTGGAGAGGATTGCATAATTGGAGAGACTGCAAGAATTGGAGCAAAGCCGTGATCTGGTAGGCGACTGGTACAAGTGCTAGACTAGAGCTAGACAAGAAGCGTTGAGCAGGAACTTGAGCAATTCAAGAAACCTTAGAAGAAACTGGATATGTTGCAACAAGAAGGGCTTAGCAAGAATCTTGAAACAGGTATGATACCGGCACATATCAGCCTGATGTGATGTACCTGAATTCATTCATGTTCTGTGGAGTCTTTCGTTTTTTTCATATTATGATTTAGTCTCAGTTTAATTAGGAAGCAAATGCGGTTTCAAGATGAACTCAACCTCGAAAAGGAATTCAATTAGCTGTGCAGTTAACCCATTTATCTTTCATAATAGGTTGAAATGGATATTGCCTGTCACTTGAAAATAAGGTTGTTTCTTTTAGAATTCAGCacgtttttttttcattgttgtTAAACAGGTTGACGTTCCACTGGGAATGGAATAACAAAGGCTTTTGGCAGTTTGTGGATCGAGATGTGATTCGCTTTTTTAGTAatagtttctttcttttggtGTGCTCTTCCTGGAACTGGTAATAGGCTCAATTTGGTGCATTCTACTTTGATGTTATGGTCTTTACAATCCTTGAATTGTTTGAACCTGACTCTCATTAATGGTCACTATATTTGCTCCCAAATGCGCTTATTTTGATTGTCTTTctggtattttatttggattctaTTTATTTCAACCACCAACACTCATATTCTTAGCTCTTTTTTCAGCATGGATGCCACCCTGGAAAGTTTTTTAATAAGATTTGACAGACGTTCCTAGGGCTTCCAAATACATTAGCCAATATGAGACGTAAACATGTCAGTCAGCCAGGTCTAAAATCCACTTTTCATTCAGTCTTATTGCTTTCTTTTTGAGTCCtaaaaaaatttgcaattatggAATCCTATCTTAAAGGCCAGCCCTATATTTTCTTAAGAAAAATTGAATAGAAAATTTCATGAGATGGGAATTTGtatcagagagagaaagaaatggcTTCTCTGCTTGAGAATTTTTTGCTATGAGGCTCTTTGAAGATCCAGGTAGACAAAGGATTCGTCATGGGGAGGCAGGCAAGGGGAAAAGGGATGTTTGCTTTGGTACCTGTCAATCATTTTGAATCCCGCTTTCATTGACCTTGAAGTCTGAGAGAAGGCTTTTTCTTTCTATTAAAAGATCACAAATCAGAGGGGTGATCAGTCCTCTTTCAATCCTTCATCTTCTTATGAGTAGCCGCCGCAGGGGGTCCTCAGTCTGAATCCTCCACTAGCATTGGACCAACAGTCAGTCTAGCTCTCGCTCTTATCCAATTTCCTTATCCTTTCAGGGCAAGGTCGGAGTAGTAGGCAAATACAATTTCTTTTGTTGCATGCGGACCCGCTTGTGAGACTGAAGAAATTTAAGCTAAATGACAATCTGAACCTACTTGCTTACAGGATCTTTAAGAAACTGTGGACTTTTGCACCTTTCTGTCTAGCTTGAGTTATCTTTTAGTTCTCTCCCCTcggcaaagtggataggaaagAGTCTTGCTTCCATTCCACTAGCACAGAATAAGGAGAGTGACTTTCTCTTTTGAACCTCTTAAGCtgacttgaaaaaaaaaacagtggtACACCCCTCAGAGATATAGGGACCACCATGCTCGTCCACTTTCTTGATAAACGACTCGATTCATTTTCTCTTCCTTGCCGCTGAGACTGAGACATATCAAAAAGATCTATTACTAAAAGGAGATTGGGATCATCCTGTGGTTACCGGATGATGGGAATAACTAAGCAGAAATTTAGAAATGAGCATGAAATGtctataaatgaattttctcatTATTCGTTATTTCCGGGTCTTTTCGTTGCATTCACTTACAACAAGAAACAACCACCAGCGTTTGGTGCAGCACCTGCATTTTGGTGCATTCTTCTTCCTTTCCTTGGTCTTTCGTTCCGTCATATTCCAAATAACTTATCTAATTACAACGTATTAACCGCTAATGCaccttttttttatcaaatctcAGGGACATGGTCTAATCATGAGGGTAGTATTTTATCATGGTGTTGGATCCCAAGTTTTTATGGATTCCTTTTTTGTTACCGGGGTCGACCCCAAAGCCATAATGTCTCAAAACGAAGAGGCTATAGAGaaacttttattttttcctttgtcTCGAACTTCGTGAAGAACTCCATTCTATCTCTCCAACAAAAAAGTGGGGCTGCGCCCCAGTTGTACACTCCCTTCGTTCGGAGAACCCTTGTTGATTCTGAACTTCGTTCGCAAAGTAAGCGTCCTTTTAACGGGCCAGCCCTTTTTAATGCGCCGCTTGACCCTGTTTTGAAAATGAGCTTTGCTCTTCTGGGCGCTGGGCGCTCCCGTGGTTCGCGAGAAGGAAAAAGGACTAATCTTTTGTTACATCTGGCACGAGATGAAAAAGAGAGAGCTTCGTCTATCGATGAACAGCAGATTGACGGAGCTCTTGGCATTGCTTTGTTTTTCTCTCCTTTCCTATCAGCGAGTTCCGATCCTTTTGTTCGAAATTTCTTCGTTCGTACCGAACCGCTTGCAGAATCAAATCCTGTTCCACAAGATCCTATATCAGCTATACATCCTCCTTGCATTTATGCCGGAGACGTCGCCAGTGCTATGGGCTTTGGGTTATGTAGATCAAAAATGATGAATGGGATTGTGGCACTCCACTCGCCGCCAATGCGGAAGGATGCCGCCGAAAAGAATGGAACGCTGCTTCGCTCTGCTGGATGCGTCGGATCCCATATAAGAAGCTCGCTCTTTACCCGATCATTCAAACATTTTGTGGGCGGCGCGCCTGCTCTATTGTTGCGTAGCAATAGAAGCCTGCTCATGCTGCTTCGGCGGCGCTTTTTCGCCTTCTCTTCGCTCTGGACAGGAGCGCTAATGGACACGGGGAGGGAGCAGGCGAAGCGTGTCGTTCGTAATGGAAAGAAAGACACCACTACTTCGCCTCTTTGTTGGACCGCCGGCGCGAACACATTGGTCTCTGACCAGGACCAGGAACCAATTCGAATTTGGATCTTGACATGTCGGTTGTTTTTAACCGTAGGCATCTCGCCAGGAAGTTGGTGGGCTCATCATGAATTAGGTCGGGGTGGCTGGTGGTTTCGGGATCCCGTAGAAAATGCGTCTTTTATGCCTCGGGTATTAGCCACAGCTCGTATTCATTCAGTAATTCTACCCCTTCTTCATTATTGGACCTCGCTTCTGAATATTTTGACTCTTCCATGCTGTGTCTCAGGAACCTTTTCAATACGGTCCGGATTGCTAGCTCCCGTTCATAGTTCTGCTACAGACGATACACGAGGAAGATTTTTATGGCGGTTCTTCTTTCTAATTACAGGCATATCTATGACTCTTTTTTACCAGATGAAGCAGGAGGCATCGGTCCGTAGAACCTATAAAAAAGACATGGTTGTGGCGCGAAGTACTCTTGTGCACCTACGTCACTCGGCTCGCGCGCAACCCCGCCCCGTTATGTTATGGAATAATTTCGCTTCTTGCTGGGCTGGTTATTCAGAGCCAGCAACTGGCTGCCGGATTTTGTCCCGTCCGTAGCGCTTCGGAAGTCACTCTGGCGTGGCGCTGCTGGATACTTCTGATCAATAGGAATAGGAGGAAaaaaaagcttatgatgagcatCTATTGGAGTCGATCATTTCCAAGATCTAATTCGAGTTTCTTATTATGTAGTGGAAACGCCTCACAATCTTCTGTTTTACGCTTACGCTTAAGGGAAGAAATGTTCTTGGTGGATGCAGGCCTTGGTACCCCCAAAATTTGTATGCAAGATGAGCTTACAGGACTGCCAATCAAGCGAGCCACCAGGTTTGAGAATAAGGTGGGATCCAAGAATGTAGTGGCTGGTGAATCACTGATCAAAAAGCGGATTTTTGAGAGATTCTTCATCGATCTAGTGGCCGGTGAATCACTGATCAAAGAGCGAGCAGCCGCCAGGTTTAATGATTTTGTGGGATCCCTGGATGTAGCGGCTGGCGAACCGCTTCTTCTTCCACAAAGATTCAGACAAAACCGAGCTTGGATAGAACTGAAGAAGATTTGGCGAACGAAGAAAAAGGTAAAAGGGtttaaaattaataaaatcaAAGGAGGTTATTCAGTAGCCATCGCAGGTTTCATTACTTTTCttccattcaaattcaaaaaagctcttaaaaaaaaaggatagcGAATGCTCGATTCACCATTGATAGCTTTATCCCTAAAAGGAGGGATATTGTGATAATAGCGGCAGATCAAACAAGAACttgatgaaaaaaaagaaaagatagatAAAATTCTTAATAATCCGAAGCCCACCTTaatccattttgttgaggatcTTGCACTTATTCCGGCCCTATATTTACATATCCAAGAAGGCAGGCACACGACTGGATATCAAAGGTGGGGCTCGAAGCTGCCATCTCCAACTAGTTGGTTGAATTCTTTAATCGACAGGTGAGGCGGAAAGTAGGTAATCGCATTCCGAAGCAAGGAGTTAGGATCGACAAAGCACCATTTCCTCCGCTATGTCTCGCTCTTCTATCAAGTGAAGAGCTCGCTGTAGCTGAACTGGAAGGCTACCAAAGGGCGCTAACCCTGTCTTTCCCAAAAAGTCTCGTCTTGTTTACTTTCCCTAGGGAGGACAAAGATTAACCAATAGTAGTCCCGAGGATTGTATGAGCAAGGTCCGAACTGTTTCTATTAGTAGCAACATGAGGAGCCCCGAAGGGAGAATAAGAAAGATTAACCGACGCCGCGTTTTCAGAAGAAGCAATTGGATAAGAATCATACGCTGTGAATGAGCAGACGAATCGACCGAGGGCTTACACACAAGAGCAGAACCTAACTCTacttctttttcctcctttcCTCTTTACTGCCCCCGCTATCCTATCAACAGGTCAGTCAATAATATCTGTAGTGGAGAAAGAAGAGTAGCCCCCCAGGTCATCAATTAGTAATAGAATAATCCCAGTAGTAGTCCTCTTGCCTAGCGGAGTCAGCCCTTAATGGGCAGACCAAAGATTGGACATCGTTGTCTAAGCGTGCTTGCTTTGCGCACCGGCACAGCTGAATGAGAATCCGCTGGCTCAGATTGAGTGGCTCACTTCCTTGAGAAGGGCTTTCTATAACTAAGAAATGAGAATTGTTGACCCATATGATCTCAGGCTCATAAAGAGGATGAAACTGAGAATTTCATTCACACTTTGAGATTGAGCTCGTCAGTGATCTTTTCCAAGGTGTCTAGAGAAACCTGCTTTGAACATGACATTCGTACCCAAGGAAAGTTTTGGCAGGCATTACTGTGATCTTGAAGCCCTTGCTAGGAGCTAGTCGGTACGGCTCACTACTAAAGAAGGTTCTGGCATGCTTCGACTTATCCCACTGCCCGCTAATATGTACATGGCAATAGAAGACTATACCCACTTTTTCGGGGAAGGTTTTCAAAAGCGCTTAATTGTGTGACGAGTTTAGACGAGTAAATAGGCAGGGCCGTAGGAAGAGATAAAAGATTTCGCAACATCCCACTCTTCTTCATATTCCTTCG
The nucleotide sequence above comes from Phragmites australis chromosome 4, lpPhrAust1.1, whole genome shotgun sequence. Encoded proteins:
- the LOC133914666 gene encoding uncharacterized protein LOC133914666, whose amino-acid sequence is MQGGCIADIGSCGTGFDSASGSVRTKKFRTKGSELADRKGEKNKAMPRAPSICCSSIDEALSFSSRARCNKRLGGIHAEKRAKNMSVGG
- the LOC133915896 gene encoding LOW QUALITY PROTEIN: probable cytochrome c biosynthesis protein (The sequence of the model RefSeq protein was modified relative to this genomic sequence to represent the inferred CDS: deleted 1 base in 1 codon); protein product: MERKTPLLRLFVGPPARTHWSGWLVVSGSRRNASFMPRVLATARIHSVILPLLHYWTSLLNILTLPCCVSGTFSIRSGLLAPVHSSATDDTRGRFLWRFFFLITGISMTLFYQMKQEASVRRTYKKDMVVARSTLVHLRHSARAQPRPVMLWNNFASCWAGYSEPATGCRILSRP